Proteins from a genomic interval of Nostoc sp. TCL240-02:
- a CDS encoding MBL fold metallo-hydrolase, with the protein MAHLNQRRSQNVNGDFYVDTTCIDCDTCRWMTPEVFSRVDEQSAVYHQPTNDTERLAALEALLACPTSSIGTVEKPKDIKDAQQQFPILVAENVYHCGYHSEKSYGAASYLIQLPEGNILVDSPRFTPPLVKRLEELGPIRYMYLTHKDDVADHQKFAEHFQCDRILHADDITADTRNVEIQLTSSEPFTLTPDLLIIPVPGHTKGQTVLLYQNKFLFTGDHLAWSEGLHQLAAFHDFCWYSWSEQTKSMRNLANYSFEWVLPGHGRRFHADRETMRQQMHKCIELMESLN; encoded by the coding sequence ATGGCTCATTTAAATCAGCGTCGCTCCCAAAATGTCAACGGCGATTTTTATGTAGATACTACCTGTATTGATTGTGATACCTGTCGCTGGATGACTCCTGAAGTGTTTTCTCGTGTAGATGAACAGTCGGCGGTTTATCATCAACCAACGAATGATACAGAAAGATTAGCAGCGCTTGAAGCACTTTTAGCTTGTCCTACTAGTTCTATTGGCACAGTTGAAAAGCCAAAAGATATTAAAGATGCTCAACAACAGTTTCCGATATTAGTAGCAGAAAATGTTTACCACTGCGGCTATCATTCTGAAAAATCTTACGGTGCTGCTAGCTATTTAATTCAACTTCCAGAAGGTAACATTTTAGTGGATTCACCCCGGTTTACGCCGCCTTTAGTCAAGCGTTTAGAAGAACTGGGACCAATTCGCTATATGTATCTAACTCATAAGGATGATGTGGCAGATCATCAAAAGTTTGCCGAGCATTTTCAGTGCGATCGCATCCTTCATGCTGATGATATTACTGCGGATACTCGCAATGTAGAAATACAGCTAACTAGTTCTGAACCATTTACCTTGACTCCAGATTTATTAATTATCCCAGTTCCCGGTCACACCAAAGGGCAAACTGTTCTACTTTATCAAAATAAGTTTCTGTTCACTGGCGATCATCTGGCTTGGTCAGAAGGCTTGCACCAGCTGGCTGCATTCCATGATTTCTGCTGGTATTCTTGGTCAGAACAGACTAAATCGATGCGTAATTTGGCTAATTACTCTTTTGAATGGGTGCTACCAGGTCATGGACGAAGGTTTCATGCAGATCGGGAAACCATGCGCCAGCAGATGCACAAGTGTATTGAGTTAATGGAATCTTTGAATTGA
- a CDS encoding CHAT domain-containing protein, with protein sequence MSSNSQIKILFLAADPSNATRLRLGQELRDIRERLQLAKERDRFILDSRESVRPGDISQAIFDVEPQIVHFSGHGTSTGELCFEDLLGESQPVQPDALAALFELAADQINCVVLNACYSEAQAKAIGEHIPFVIGMNKAIGDQVAIAFAVGFYKALAARRTIDQAYKFGCVEIRLQGIAEHLTPVLYTKQNSVSLVSEVQQIASNKSTGVPNSSSAILNARQRQRLQQQLDTLQAEWNLRNKKLKQIQEALAIETNVAVKFQLEHQRQDEEAQLESLANELDKIEQILQ encoded by the coding sequence ATGAGCAGTAATAGTCAAATCAAAATTCTGTTTTTAGCAGCAGATCCCAGTAATGCTACACGATTACGCTTGGGGCAAGAGTTACGTGATATTCGTGAGAGGCTGCAATTAGCAAAAGAGCGAGATAGATTTATTCTAGACTCGCGTGAATCTGTACGTCCAGGAGATATCAGCCAGGCTATATTCGATGTTGAACCGCAGATTGTGCATTTTTCTGGACATGGAACCAGTACAGGGGAGCTTTGCTTTGAAGATTTACTCGGAGAATCCCAGCCTGTACAACCGGATGCCCTAGCGGCGTTATTTGAATTGGCAGCCGATCAAATAAATTGTGTGGTGTTGAATGCTTGCTATTCCGAAGCTCAAGCAAAAGCTATTGGAGAACATATTCCTTTTGTCATTGGCATGAATAAAGCAATTGGAGATCAAGTCGCGATCGCTTTTGCTGTTGGTTTTTACAAAGCATTGGCAGCAAGGCGGACAATAGATCAGGCTTACAAGTTCGGTTGTGTCGAAATTAGGTTGCAAGGCATTGCAGAACATTTAACTCCAGTTCTATACACTAAACAAAACTCAGTGTCTTTAGTCTCAGAGGTACAGCAGATAGCCTCGAACAAATCAACTGGAGTACCAAATTCATCGTCGGCTATTTTAAATGCAAGACAAAGGCAGCGATTGCAGCAGCAACTAGACACCCTTCAAGCTGAATGGAATCTCAGGAACAAGAAGCTTAAGCAGATACAGGAAGCTCTTGCTATTGAGACAAATGTGGCTGTTAAGTTTCAATTAGAACACCAACGTCAAGATGAAGAGGCTCAACTAGAAAGTCTTGCTAATGAACTAGACAAAATTGAGCAGATATTACAGTAA
- a CDS encoding MoxR family ATPase: protein MVGTLDRKRLKYTGKVRPKPGEEDPETGQILYPYLPSEKLVEAVNLAIALERPLLLKGEPGCGKTKLARAVAYELGLPYEAWYIKSTSRARDGLYTYDAVGRLRDAQLAASKIDEEAAVKAKNADAYVELGPLGRAFRNEQPTVVLIDEMDKADIDFPNDLLLELDEQRFEVTEVKQNSPLKKIQAKATPIVFITSNDEKDLPDAFLRRCLFHYVKFPERQQLIEIVKTRFTVSPLELVDAIIDRFLELREEMRRDKGEAGKKVSTSELMDWVRILSHHQDDEILSKLKTELLYPGVLLKSWDDYRRYGEQIRTQPEA from the coding sequence ATGGTTGGAACTCTAGACAGAAAACGACTGAAATATACAGGTAAGGTACGGCCCAAGCCAGGAGAGGAAGACCCAGAGACGGGGCAAATTTTGTATCCCTACCTGCCTAGTGAGAAATTGGTAGAGGCTGTGAATTTAGCGATCGCCCTCGAACGCCCCTTACTATTAAAGGGAGAACCAGGATGCGGCAAGACAAAATTGGCTCGTGCAGTGGCTTATGAACTGGGTTTACCTTATGAAGCTTGGTACATTAAATCTACCAGTCGAGCGCGGGATGGTCTTTATACTTATGATGCCGTTGGCAGGTTGCGGGATGCTCAACTTGCTGCTTCCAAAATAGATGAAGAAGCCGCAGTCAAAGCAAAAAATGCTGATGCCTATGTAGAGTTGGGTCCGTTAGGACGTGCCTTTCGCAACGAGCAGCCAACTGTGGTTTTGATTGATGAAATGGATAAAGCTGACATCGACTTTCCTAACGACCTGCTATTAGAGCTTGATGAGCAAAGGTTTGAAGTCACAGAAGTAAAACAAAACAGTCCGCTCAAGAAAATTCAAGCGAAAGCGACACCAATTGTTTTTATCACCAGTAACGATGAGAAAGACTTGCCTGATGCTTTCTTACGTCGTTGTTTATTTCACTATGTCAAATTCCCTGAACGTCAGCAGTTAATCGAGATTGTTAAAACTCGATTTACAGTTTCACCCTTGGAATTAGTGGACGCGATTATTGATCGCTTTTTAGAACTGCGTGAAGAAATGCGACGGGACAAGGGCGAAGCAGGCAAAAAGGTCAGTACCAGCGAACTGATGGATTGGGTGCGGATTCTTAGTCATCATCAAGATGATGAAATTCTCAGCAAGTTAAAAACAGAACTCTTGTATCCTGGGGTGTTGCTGAAGAGTTGGGATGATTATCGCCGTTATGGTGAACAAATCCGTACCCAGCCAGAAGCATGA
- a CDS encoding AAA-like domain-containing protein, producing MKPEVASRRIESFGQRFGEAHLYLTYHAAFPLALTPDLLYRLWANFQRDIQKQELKIPWLAVADLLLSSLCDEVGHELYEMDTAVRNALLRELKENPHFGEKRINELSDFLLTYVRQQLESYDPDIRDFAQAQRWTALAYTRPSQAARELALTLSKLRLEDKAEWVRMGSLMETFAEPLAEFAPLMTYTRGMVSLARGNPTKAVDELSQVIRQRQKIEVAGVNLPVPKLLIRQAVVLELPEGQVDLASAFYIERPPIEATCYKKILQPGALIRLKAPRQMGQTSLMARILHQASQHDYLTVLLSFQLADEKVFADLDQFLKWFCASVGRRLTLPNKLADYWDDIFGSKDNCTVYFEEYLLPEINQPLALGLDEVDRIFQHPEIAADFFGLLRAWHEDAKNRDIWKKLRLVVVHSTEVYIPMNINQSPFNIGLPIELPEFNAQQVLDLALRHGLNWNFTQVEQLMAMVGGHPYLVRVALYHIARKDTTLNVFLQTAPTETGPYSDHLRRHLWNLEQRPELAAAIKKVVANTSPVRLDSIQCFKLLSMGLVKFQDNEVMPFCNIYRQYFSDRFRA from the coding sequence ATGAAGCCAGAAGTAGCTAGTCGTAGAATTGAGTCTTTTGGTCAACGCTTCGGGGAAGCACACCTCTATCTGACTTACCATGCAGCCTTTCCGTTAGCCCTCACCCCAGATTTACTTTATCGGCTGTGGGCAAATTTCCAACGAGATATTCAGAAGCAAGAGTTGAAAATACCCTGGTTGGCTGTGGCTGATTTACTACTTTCTAGCCTTTGTGATGAGGTAGGTCATGAACTCTATGAAATGGATACAGCCGTGCGAAATGCCCTGTTGAGAGAGTTGAAAGAGAATCCCCATTTTGGCGAAAAGCGGATTAATGAATTATCTGATTTTTTGCTTACCTATGTGCGGCAGCAACTTGAGAGCTACGACCCGGATATTCGTGATTTTGCTCAGGCTCAGAGATGGACAGCGTTAGCTTATACGCGACCGAGTCAGGCGGCGCGTGAATTAGCATTAACTCTTTCCAAGTTGAGATTGGAGGATAAAGCAGAGTGGGTTCGCATGGGATCGCTGATGGAGACTTTTGCAGAGCCACTAGCAGAATTTGCGCCCCTAATGACTTATACTCGCGGCATGGTTAGCTTGGCTCGTGGTAATCCTACAAAAGCAGTGGATGAGTTAAGTCAAGTTATTAGACAGCGACAAAAAATAGAAGTTGCGGGAGTTAACTTACCTGTTCCTAAACTCCTAATTAGACAAGCAGTTGTTCTAGAACTGCCAGAAGGACAAGTGGATTTGGCTTCGGCGTTTTATATCGAGCGTCCGCCTATTGAAGCAACCTGTTACAAAAAAATTCTCCAGCCAGGTGCCTTAATTCGGCTCAAAGCACCTCGGCAGATGGGTCAAACCTCGCTCATGGCGCGCATTCTTCATCAAGCGTCACAACATGATTATCTAACCGTGCTTTTAAGCTTTCAATTGGCAGATGAAAAGGTTTTTGCAGATTTGGATCAGTTCCTTAAGTGGTTTTGTGCCAGTGTTGGACGGAGGTTAACACTACCCAACAAGTTAGCAGATTACTGGGACGATATTTTTGGCAGTAAGGATAATTGCACCGTTTATTTCGAGGAGTATCTCTTACCAGAAATCAACCAACCCCTAGCATTGGGATTGGATGAAGTTGATCGTATATTTCAACATCCGGAAATTGCCGCAGACTTTTTTGGGCTGTTACGCGCTTGGCATGAAGATGCTAAAAACCGGGATATTTGGAAAAAACTGCGGTTGGTAGTAGTGCATTCTACAGAAGTTTATATTCCAATGAATATCAATCAATCGCCGTTTAATATAGGCTTGCCGATTGAGTTACCAGAATTTAACGCCCAACAGGTTCTTGATTTGGCACTAAGGCATGGACTCAATTGGAATTTTACCCAAGTTGAACAACTCATGGCGATGGTAGGAGGACATCCCTATCTTGTACGAGTGGCACTTTATCATATCGCCAGAAAGGATACTACGCTCAATGTGTTTTTGCAAACAGCCCCTACAGAAACTGGCCCTTATAGCGACCATTTACGTCGGCATTTGTGGAATTTAGAACAGCGTCCAGAATTAGCTGCTGCTATCAAAAAGGTAGTTGCCAATACTAGCCCTGTTCGGTTGGATTCGATACAATGCTTTAAATTACTCAGCATGGGATTAGTGAAGTTTCAAGACAATGAGGTGATGCCTTTTTGTAACATATACCGTCAGTATTTCTCCGACAGATTTAGAGCTTAA
- a CDS encoding heme o synthase: MIETNVSRHHQTFFQVVQSYYQLTKPRIIPLLLITTAGSMWIAAKGEVDPLLLLVTLTGGTLAAASAQTINCIYDRDIDYDMERTRHRPMPSGKVQPRDALIFAIALATISFTLLAVFANLLAALLAFSGIVFYILVYTHWLKRHTTQNIVVGGAAGAIPALVGWAAVTGTLSWSAWLLFGIVFLWTPPHFWALALMIRDDYAKVGIPMLPVIEGDTATVRQIWYYTLVTVFATVLLVYPLGASGILYGAIAVSLGGLFIHKSWRLLHNPEDHAVAKELFLYSISYMMLLCLGMVVDSLPVTHNLISAVINHLHIG; encoded by the coding sequence ATGATTGAGACTAATGTCTCTCGCCACCACCAAACATTTTTCCAGGTAGTTCAAAGTTATTACCAGCTAACGAAGCCTCGGATTATTCCGTTGCTTTTGATTACCACCGCTGGGAGTATGTGGATTGCTGCTAAGGGAGAAGTTGACCCATTGCTGTTGCTAGTAACTCTCACTGGTGGCACTTTGGCTGCTGCAAGCGCCCAGACGATTAACTGTATCTACGATCGTGATATTGATTATGACATGGAGCGGACGCGCCATCGTCCGATGCCATCCGGTAAGGTTCAGCCGCGCGATGCTCTAATTTTTGCGATCGCACTGGCGACAATTTCCTTTACATTACTAGCAGTATTTGCCAATTTGTTAGCTGCCCTATTAGCCTTCTCTGGCATCGTCTTTTATATTTTGGTCTATACCCACTGGCTGAAACGCCACACCACCCAGAATATCGTTGTTGGTGGAGCAGCTGGGGCAATTCCGGCGTTAGTGGGTTGGGCTGCTGTCACAGGCACTTTAAGCTGGTCAGCATGGTTACTTTTTGGCATCGTCTTTTTGTGGACACCACCCCATTTCTGGGCGTTAGCTCTGATGATTCGGGATGATTACGCGAAGGTTGGGATACCAATGCTACCTGTGATTGAAGGTGACACAGCAACAGTACGGCAGATTTGGTACTATACGCTGGTGACAGTATTTGCAACCGTGTTATTGGTTTATCCTTTAGGTGCAAGTGGAATTCTTTATGGTGCGATCGCTGTCAGTCTGGGAGGATTATTTATCCACAAATCTTGGCGGTTGTTGCATAACCCAGAGGATCACGCTGTAGCTAAAGAGTTGTTTCTCTATTCCATTTCCTACATGATGCTGTTGTGTCTGGGGATGGTCGTGGATAGTCTTCCTGTTACCCATAATCTAATTAGTGCGGTGATCAATCATCTGCATATTGGTTAG